The Fictibacillus arsenicus genome contains a region encoding:
- a CDS encoding FAD-dependent oxidoreductase, whose amino-acid sequence MTKQRDMKCDVVVVGGGSAGVAAAIGAAQTGADTILIEKNPYFGGAATHSSVLTYCGFFTQGNPPEQIVGGVGQKVLNNLSKIGMYDGPKRTPHTGTVIVLLDPEATKIALDNCIAENNVKPLLHVQVIGTNVEDGKIKAIECVDHSGRFTIEAEAFIDASGEANLTALAGGEYICGNEKGTFQAGTLMIRIGGVREESNAHPLEVQKAIKLGKEHGIAALTKELGTIVRMPGSKDVLAILADEGVNGLDSVSMTKAEMSARKQAWGYLEAFKKYLPGFENAYLVQTGPQIGIRETRHIVGDYILTHSDVLNARRHNDSIGRGGWPMESHSEPGAPNVWQSIANNSYYDIPLRSLKVRNINNLWAAGRTIACDPDAFASVRVMGTAFATGHAAGVTAALYCQHGFVDPVSVRNELLIQDAII is encoded by the coding sequence ATGACAAAACAAAGAGACATGAAATGTGATGTAGTTGTTGTAGGTGGGGGGTCAGCGGGTGTTGCCGCAGCAATAGGAGCAGCACAGACTGGTGCAGATACAATTTTAATTGAGAAAAACCCTTACTTTGGCGGTGCGGCTACACATAGTTCAGTACTTACATATTGTGGGTTCTTTACTCAAGGAAATCCACCTGAACAAATAGTAGGTGGAGTAGGACAAAAGGTATTAAACAATCTTTCTAAGATAGGAATGTATGATGGTCCAAAGCGGACACCACATACTGGAACGGTTATCGTATTGTTAGATCCTGAAGCAACTAAAATAGCCTTGGATAATTGTATAGCTGAAAATAATGTTAAGCCATTATTACACGTCCAAGTTATAGGTACAAATGTAGAAGATGGGAAGATAAAAGCAATAGAGTGTGTGGATCATTCCGGCCGATTTACAATAGAAGCTGAAGCTTTTATAGACGCTAGTGGAGAAGCAAACTTGACTGCTTTAGCTGGGGGGGAATATATTTGCGGGAATGAAAAAGGAACTTTTCAAGCTGGGACGTTAATGATTCGAATAGGTGGAGTCAGAGAAGAATCAAATGCTCACCCTTTAGAGGTTCAGAAAGCTATTAAACTAGGTAAAGAACATGGGATTGCAGCCCTAACTAAAGAATTAGGAACGATAGTGAGAATGCCGGGATCAAAAGATGTTCTAGCTATATTAGCAGATGAAGGGGTGAATGGATTAGACAGCGTCAGTATGACGAAAGCAGAAATGTCAGCACGTAAACAGGCTTGGGGATATTTAGAAGCATTTAAAAAATATTTACCTGGTTTTGAAAACGCTTACTTAGTGCAGACAGGACCACAGATCGGTATACGGGAGACAAGACATATTGTTGGTGATTATATATTAACTCACAGCGATGTACTAAATGCTAGAAGACATAATGACTCTATAGGAAGGGGAGGATGGCCAATGGAATCTCATTCTGAACCAGGTGCACCAAACGTATGGCAATCAATAGCTAATAATAGTTACTATGATATTCCTTTACGAAGTTTAAAGGTAAGAAATATTAATAATCTTTGGGCCGCAGGCAGAACTATTGCATGTGACCCAGATGCATTTGCTTCAGTAAGAGTTATGGGGACAGCATTTGCGACTGGGCATGCTGCGGGAGTAACTGCTGCCCTATATTGTCAACATGGGTTTGTAGATCCTGTTAGTGTAAGAAATGAGCTGCTTATACAAGATGCAATAATATAA
- a CDS encoding LysR family transcriptional regulator: MEIHQLEYVVAVANHRQFTKAAEEICLSQSSLSQQIIKLEEELEVRLFDRTTRSVRLTPAGKEFLLYAKRILSEVKQARKTMLQYTDLERGHIVLGTLPIIGQLGFTSLIASFQRKYPGINIEIREGGSEDLLEWLLLAEIEVALLTPPDRLKSEENLEFHLLLEDEIVLITSLSHRLANSDKINLADAATENFLFMNYHSGMRKISKLACNLAGFEPKIIYESSQVETICGLVEENIGVALLTSRVAASYKHYKIHVVHLNRAYMRKTALALPKTQFISKAVDAFRDFTLDWIPNIKN, from the coding sequence ATGGAAATTCATCAATTAGAATATGTAGTTGCTGTTGCTAACCATAGACAGTTTACAAAGGCTGCGGAAGAAATTTGTTTATCTCAATCATCTTTATCTCAGCAAATAATTAAATTGGAAGAAGAACTTGAAGTCCGCCTCTTCGATCGTACTACTCGTTCTGTACGATTAACTCCTGCGGGTAAAGAATTCCTTTTATACGCAAAACGTATCCTTAGTGAAGTTAAACAGGCACGTAAAACAATGTTGCAATACACTGATTTGGAGCGCGGTCATATTGTTCTAGGGACTCTTCCAATAATAGGTCAATTGGGTTTTACTTCTTTAATTGCATCTTTTCAACGAAAATATCCCGGTATTAATATCGAAATTCGAGAGGGTGGTAGCGAAGACTTGCTGGAATGGTTGCTCTTAGCTGAAATAGAAGTTGCCCTTCTTACACCTCCAGATCGTCTTAAAAGTGAAGAAAATTTAGAATTTCATCTTTTACTAGAAGATGAAATTGTACTTATTACAAGCTTGTCTCACCGACTAGCTAATAGTGATAAAATTAATTTAGCCGATGCAGCAACTGAAAATTTTTTATTTATGAACTATCATTCTGGAATGCGTAAAATTAGTAAGCTTGCATGTAATCTTGCAGGATTCGAACCAAAGATCATTTATGAAAGTAGTCAAGTAGAAACCATTTGTGGACTCGTGGAAGAAAATATTGGGGTTGCTTTACTAACTTCAAGAGTAGCCGCCTCTTATAAACATTATAAAATTCATGTTGTTCATTTAAATAGAGCCTATATGCGTAAAACTGCTTTAGCTCTTCCAAAAACTCAATTTATTTCAAAAGCAGTAGATGCTTTTCGAGATTTTACACTTGATTGGATACCAAATATTAAAAATTAG
- a CDS encoding bifunctional metallophosphatase/5'-nucleotidase, which translates to MSVKQTFKRLLASSLAVGLISSQVATASFAAPKETPKKKEPKTFNLSLMHTNDTHAHLDNVAKRITAIKEVRSEKPDALLLDAGDVFSGTLYFNEFKGQADLEFMNLAGYDLMTFGNHEFDLGSSPEGHQALADFVKNADFPIVSTNVDLSNDEKLNPLYKDKMTKKPEDGNIYPTIIKKVNGEKVGFIGLTTEETADISSPEGVVFENYIEEAEEAVNQLERRGINKIVAITHLGYDDNPAYDNDLELAKHVDGLDVIVGGHSHTKLAEPVVISSDENGQTKDATVIVQASQYGEFLGTLDVHFNKKGEVIGQAGELIEVKTKAEDPEAAELLKKYSSKIAELKNTPTGGVAEKELANPRSEGDGPSVRSNETELGNLITDGMLDKAREFNPTVAMAFQNGGGIRAPIDKGEITYGDVLTTLPFGNTLATMKLTGAEIKAALEHSVSQSPKESGGFLHVSGMKFTFDSTKAVGSRVVSMEVKNADGTYTAINPAKEYVIATNAFTAKGGDGFTVFKTAYEQGRVTDLGASDWENLRDYVAELGSVNPQIEGRIKDVARQ; encoded by the coding sequence ATGTCAGTTAAACAAACGTTTAAGAGATTACTAGCTTCCTCTCTTGCTGTTGGGTTAATCTCTTCACAAGTTGCAACCGCTTCCTTTGCTGCACCTAAAGAAACACCTAAGAAAAAGGAACCCAAAACATTTAACCTATCATTAATGCATACAAACGATACACATGCTCATTTAGATAATGTTGCAAAGCGTATTACGGCTATAAAAGAGGTTCGTTCAGAAAAGCCAGATGCCCTATTGCTGGATGCCGGTGACGTGTTCTCTGGTACTTTATATTTTAATGAGTTTAAAGGACAAGCTGATCTAGAGTTTATGAATTTAGCAGGCTATGACCTTATGACATTTGGAAACCATGAGTTTGACCTTGGTTCCAGCCCAGAAGGACACCAAGCGTTGGCGGATTTCGTAAAAAATGCAGATTTTCCGATTGTTAGTACAAATGTCGACCTGTCAAATGACGAAAAGTTAAATCCTCTTTATAAAGATAAAATGACAAAGAAACCAGAAGACGGAAACATCTATCCTACTATTATTAAAAAAGTGAACGGAGAAAAGGTAGGATTCATCGGTCTTACAACCGAAGAAACAGCTGATATATCGAGCCCTGAAGGTGTAGTTTTTGAAAACTATATTGAAGAAGCAGAAGAAGCTGTAAATCAATTAGAACGCCGTGGCATCAACAAAATAGTGGCAATCACACACCTTGGTTATGACGATAATCCAGCGTATGACAACGATCTTGAACTGGCAAAACATGTAGACGGACTTGATGTCATCGTTGGTGGACACAGCCATACAAAATTAGCAGAACCTGTCGTTATCTCCTCGGACGAAAACGGCCAAACAAAAGACGCGACCGTTATTGTACAAGCCTCTCAATATGGGGAGTTCTTAGGTACACTGGATGTTCATTTCAACAAAAAAGGTGAAGTTATCGGACAAGCTGGGGAACTGATTGAAGTAAAGACAAAAGCAGAAGATCCTGAAGCTGCTGAACTTTTGAAAAAGTATTCCAGTAAAATCGCTGAATTGAAGAACACACCAACTGGCGGTGTTGCTGAAAAAGAATTGGCTAACCCGCGTTCTGAAGGTGACGGACCAAGTGTACGCAGCAACGAAACAGAGTTAGGAAATCTAATCACAGACGGTATGCTTGATAAAGCAAGAGAGTTCAACCCGACCGTTGCCATGGCATTCCAAAACGGTGGCGGAATCCGTGCACCAATCGATAAAGGTGAAATCACATACGGTGATGTTTTAACGACACTTCCATTCGGAAATACGCTTGCTACGATGAAGTTAACTGGTGCAGAGATTAAAGCAGCTCTTGAGCACAGTGTTAGCCAATCTCCGAAAGAAAGCGGCGGCTTCCTTCATGTGTCTGGTATGAAGTTTACCTTTGACAGCACGAAAGCAGTAGGCAGCCGTGTTGTATCAATGGAAGTGAAAAATGCAGATGGAACATATACAGCAATTAATCCTGCAAAAGAATATGTAATCGCAACAAACGCCTTCACAGCTAAAGGCGGAGACGGGTTTACTGTATTTAAAACAGCTTATGAGCAAGGCCGCGTAACCGACCTAGGCGCTTCCGACTGGGAGAACCTGCGTGATTATGTAGCCGAGTTAGGCAGTGTTAACCCGCAAATTGAAGGACGAATTAAGGATGTAGCTAGACAATAA
- a CDS encoding alpha/beta hydrolase, translating to MFRILLKSILVILLIVGLYPSGQAQAKVRLVSDTLLSERQHDIVLESPALGKQTSLRILLPKGYEDSNETYPVLYLLHGCCGDYKAWTARTDIEKATENLPLIVVMPDAGRGASYSDWYNQGDYGPPEWEKYHINELIPWIEQEYRAKGTREGRAVAGLSMGGFGAMSYAARHPDLFVAAASFSGVLDTNLDPDFLEKTIFQNQEKVPPGTVWGDRETNEIIWRSHNPWDLAENLEGVDLAIHTGNGEAGGPLDGGLESPVEKTCFVMSTSLHDRLDELNIPHIWDSYGAGSHTWGYWQRDLHQTLPRFMDIFNNPPEAPIPFSYKSAENAFSVYSWQVEFQRKNMEFAKLSNVSTKGFDLTGSGKAEIRTAPWFTPHGLYQVKVKGAGRTKVIKADADEEGRLKIDLDFTTEKAEDTLSVSIKPKK from the coding sequence ATGTTTCGGATCTTGCTCAAAAGTATCTTGGTGATACTGTTGATTGTCGGACTTTATCCGAGTGGACAAGCACAAGCAAAGGTAAGACTGGTTTCGGATACGCTGCTTAGCGAAAGGCAACACGATATCGTGCTGGAAAGCCCGGCACTCGGTAAACAGACCTCGCTGCGGATTTTGCTGCCCAAAGGGTATGAGGATTCCAATGAAACCTACCCGGTTCTCTACTTATTGCATGGATGCTGTGGAGACTATAAAGCATGGACAGCACGGACGGATATTGAAAAAGCAACGGAAAACCTGCCGCTGATCGTTGTGATGCCGGATGCAGGAAGAGGAGCCAGCTATTCGGATTGGTACAACCAGGGAGACTATGGACCTCCGGAGTGGGAGAAGTATCATATTAATGAACTAATTCCTTGGATTGAACAGGAGTACCGGGCGAAAGGAACGAGAGAAGGACGGGCAGTAGCGGGGTTATCTATGGGAGGCTTTGGAGCGATGTCTTATGCTGCCCGTCATCCTGACCTTTTTGTAGCCGCCGCCTCGTTCTCAGGTGTACTTGATACCAACTTAGATCCCGACTTTTTAGAGAAGACCATTTTTCAAAATCAGGAGAAAGTACCCCCTGGGACGGTTTGGGGTGACAGAGAAACAAATGAGATCATCTGGAGAAGCCACAACCCGTGGGATCTAGCCGAAAACTTGGAGGGAGTAGACCTTGCGATTCATACAGGTAATGGTGAAGCAGGTGGGCCGTTGGATGGCGGATTGGAATCTCCCGTTGAGAAGACTTGTTTTGTCATGTCAACAAGCCTACATGATCGTTTAGACGAACTAAACATCCCGCACATTTGGGACAGCTACGGTGCTGGCTCTCATACATGGGGTTACTGGCAGCGGGACTTGCATCAGACCTTGCCAAGATTCATGGACATCTTTAATAACCCGCCGGAAGCACCCATTCCTTTTAGTTATAAATCAGCGGAAAATGCCTTTTCTGTCTATAGCTGGCAGGTGGAATTCCAAAGAAAAAACATGGAGTTTGCCAAGCTTTCCAATGTTTCAACCAAAGGATTTGATCTCACTGGATCTGGAAAAGCAGAGATACGAACAGCTCCATGGTTTACGCCTCATGGACTCTACCAAGTGAAAGTTAAGGGGGCAGGCAGAACGAAAGTGATAAAAGCGGATGCCGATGAGGAAGGAAGATTAAAGATAGATCTTGATTTTACGACTGAAAAAGCTGAAGATACACTTTCTGTTAGCATCAAACCTAAAAAATAA
- a CDS encoding DMT family transporter has protein sequence MIIVLIIFALIAGMALPTQFSINAQLRTLVGSPILASTISFIVGSIALLILSIFNHGIKVSKGWIEAPWWVWTGGLLGAFYVVATIVLIPRIGAASTVAFILTGQIIASVLIDHFGLLGVHVQPINLFKLIGVSLIIIGVYFVQKY, from the coding sequence ATGATCATTGTTCTAATTATATTTGCACTAATCGCCGGCATGGCATTACCAACACAATTCAGCATCAATGCACAGTTAAGGACTTTAGTAGGTTCTCCTATCCTGGCTTCTACGATCTCCTTTATTGTGGGATCTATCGCATTATTGATTCTGTCAATCTTTAATCATGGAATAAAAGTTAGTAAAGGTTGGATTGAGGCACCTTGGTGGGTTTGGACCGGCGGCTTGTTAGGGGCTTTTTATGTAGTTGCCACCATTGTCTTAATACCTAGGATCGGTGCAGCATCAACAGTAGCATTCATTCTAACGGGACAAATCATAGCTTCTGTACTGATTGATCATTTCGGACTTCTCGGCGTGCATGTTCAACCAATTAATCTATTTAAACTTATTGGCGTTTCCCTCATTATTATAGGGGTGTATTTTGTGCAGAAATATTAA
- a CDS encoding acyl CoA:acetate/3-ketoacid CoA transferase: protein MVKCIEAETLSSEIPNDSTIALVGFGGMGQCDKILKAIGQNFKQKGHPNNLTVFHTAGQSDKTNGIEYIAEEGLISRVIGGHWGLAPKMRGLIEENKIDCYCFPQGQLTHLLRAMANKMPGQISPIGIGTFIDPRIEGGKFNERTKQKEDLIKVVIIEQEEFLLYPSIAFDYVFIRGTSIDENGNITAEEEPLKLEILSAAHAAKAYGGKVIAQVKYEVKKDTMHPKDVVVPGYLVDGYVIVDDPDTEHRQVPSTVYNPVFSGDVRTPSVSLEPIPLDIRKVIGRRAVQEVTDPAVVNLGIGIPGDVIGPITHEEGLNSLITLTLESGIVGGVPIGANEFGVARNADAILDHEYLFDYYHGTGIDITFMGAAEVDQTGNVNVSKFGTRSVGCGGFIDITQTAKKVIFCTTFTGGGLKVEVENGKLSIIQEGKIKKFKNQVQQITYSGRFAADHDNDVIYVTERAVFVLTKDGLVLTEIAPGIDIEKDILAQMEFKPIISSDLSEMDPRLFVDGPMKLFNQNVISFKQEAFQRTN, encoded by the coding sequence ATGGTTAAATGCATAGAGGCGGAGACACTCTCATCTGAAATTCCTAATGACAGCACCATAGCGCTCGTAGGATTTGGCGGAATGGGCCAGTGTGATAAAATTTTGAAGGCGATAGGCCAGAATTTTAAACAAAAAGGACACCCCAACAACTTGACTGTTTTTCATACAGCTGGACAGTCAGATAAAACAAATGGAATTGAGTATATAGCTGAGGAAGGATTAATATCTCGTGTAATTGGTGGGCACTGGGGACTTGCTCCAAAGATGAGAGGCTTAATTGAAGAAAATAAAATCGACTGTTATTGCTTTCCACAGGGGCAATTAACTCATTTATTGAGAGCGATGGCTAACAAGATGCCGGGACAAATATCTCCAATTGGAATCGGAACTTTCATTGATCCCCGTATTGAGGGTGGTAAGTTTAATGAAAGAACAAAGCAGAAAGAAGACTTGATTAAAGTTGTTATAATAGAGCAGGAAGAATTTTTGCTGTATCCTTCAATTGCCTTTGATTATGTTTTTATCCGAGGAACAAGTATTGATGAGAACGGTAACATTACAGCGGAAGAAGAACCGTTAAAATTAGAAATTCTCTCTGCAGCACATGCAGCTAAAGCATATGGCGGTAAAGTCATTGCACAAGTCAAATATGAAGTGAAAAAAGATACAATGCACCCTAAAGATGTAGTGGTTCCTGGTTATCTAGTCGATGGATATGTAATTGTTGATGATCCTGATACAGAGCATCGTCAAGTCCCAAGTACGGTATACAATCCGGTTTTTTCAGGAGATGTCCGGACACCGTCGGTTAGTTTAGAGCCAATACCGTTAGATATTCGAAAAGTTATTGGGAGAAGAGCAGTGCAAGAAGTGACTGATCCTGCAGTGGTTAACTTGGGCATTGGTATTCCTGGTGACGTTATTGGTCCTATTACACACGAGGAAGGGCTAAACAGTCTGATTACACTTACGTTGGAATCAGGAATCGTGGGCGGTGTACCAATTGGGGCGAATGAATTTGGAGTTGCACGCAATGCGGATGCTATTTTGGACCATGAGTATTTATTTGATTACTATCATGGAACCGGAATTGATATCACTTTCATGGGAGCGGCTGAAGTTGACCAAACCGGAAATGTAAATGTATCTAAATTTGGCACAAGGTCAGTTGGCTGCGGTGGTTTTATAGATATTACTCAAACAGCAAAAAAAGTGATATTCTGTACGACTTTTACTGGAGGCGGGTTAAAAGTAGAGGTGGAAAATGGTAAGCTATCTATCATTCAAGAAGGTAAAATAAAGAAATTTAAAAATCAAGTTCAACAAATTACCTATAGTGGCAGATTTGCAGCAGATCATGATAATGATGTTATCTATGTAACGGAACGTGCGGTATTTGTGCTAACAAAAGATGGTTTAGTCCTAACTGAGATTGCACCAGGAATTGATATAGAAAAGGATATTTTAGCTCAAATGGAATTCAAACCAATAATCTCCTCTGATTTGAGTGAAATGGATCCTAGACTTTTTGTTGATGGACCAATGAAACTTTTTAACCAAAACGTAATCAGTTTTAAACAAGAAGCTTTTCAGAGGACGAACTAA
- a CDS encoding TRAP transporter large permease has protein sequence MVALLFLSLAFLFIIGTPIAIALGLSTTLIAGMGDLAPLQLVPQQMFNSINSFPLMAIPFFILAGYLMQVGGISQRLVNFASSLVGHITGGLAMVVIITSMFFAAISGSGAATTAAIGSILIPAMIAKGYHVNFASANQAVSGALGVIIPPSIPLILYGIAAKQSVGDMFMAGVIPGIVITISLLISAYFVSKRKGYLGVEKANVSDTFKAFKSAILSLLMPIIVLGGIYGGIFTPTEAAVVAVAYAFIVGVFIYREIKWKELPKIFKESAVTTSIVMIIISTAGLFSFILNRLRVPALVSETFLDITTNIYVFIIVVNIFLLIVGMFMEAAAAILIFVPILLPIALNLGMDPIHFGIIVVVNLAIGLITPPVGINLFVAMQISKIRIEHISRAIVPFVIILFVDVLIISLIPFFSTWLPSIV, from the coding sequence ATGGTCGCTTTACTCTTTTTATCATTAGCATTCCTCTTTATTATAGGTACACCTATTGCCATAGCATTAGGATTATCAACAACTTTAATTGCTGGGATGGGAGATCTCGCACCATTACAGTTGGTACCTCAGCAGATGTTTAATTCAATTAATTCATTTCCTTTAATGGCGATTCCATTCTTTATTCTGGCAGGATACTTGATGCAAGTTGGTGGTATATCACAAAGACTCGTAAACTTTGCAAGTAGTCTTGTTGGGCATATTACGGGTGGTCTTGCGATGGTTGTTATCATTACTTCCATGTTCTTTGCTGCTATCTCTGGATCAGGGGCAGCCACTACAGCAGCTATCGGGTCGATTTTGATTCCAGCTATGATTGCAAAAGGCTACCATGTGAACTTTGCTAGTGCAAACCAGGCCGTATCTGGGGCGCTTGGCGTAATCATCCCACCAAGTATCCCTCTTATCTTATACGGAATAGCAGCCAAGCAGTCTGTAGGAGATATGTTTATGGCAGGTGTCATTCCTGGGATCGTTATTACGATATCGTTATTGATTTCAGCTTACTTTGTTTCAAAAAGAAAAGGCTATCTTGGAGTAGAAAAAGCAAACGTCAGCGATACGTTCAAAGCATTTAAAAGCGCAATTCTATCATTATTGATGCCCATTATTGTACTTGGTGGTATTTATGGAGGAATCTTCACGCCAACAGAAGCTGCTGTAGTCGCAGTCGCTTATGCATTCATTGTTGGTGTATTCATTTATCGCGAAATCAAGTGGAAAGAGCTGCCTAAGATTTTTAAAGAATCGGCAGTAACAACATCCATTGTTATGATCATAATTTCTACAGCTGGTTTATTCAGCTTTATCTTGAATCGTTTAAGAGTTCCGGCGTTAGTATCAGAAACGTTCCTTGATATCACGACTAATATTTATGTGTTTATTATTGTAGTAAACATTTTCTTGCTGATTGTAGGAATGTTTATGGAAGCTGCAGCAGCCATCTTAATTTTCGTTCCAATCTTACTTCCAATCGCTTTAAACCTAGGCATGGATCCTATTCATTTTGGAATAATTGTTGTGGTGAACCTAGCAATTGGATTAATCACACCGCCAGTAGGAATCAATTTATTTGTAGCGATGCAGATATCTAAGATCAGGATAGAACATATCTCAAGAGCTATTGTTCCATTTGTTATTATTCTGTTTGTTGATGTTCTGATTATCAGTTTAATACCCTTCTTCTCGACGTGGTTGCCATCAATTGTTTAA
- a CDS encoding TRAP transporter small permease: MVHTLRQYVRLTNLLNRVVGYLLFIMLAVMSVLITWQVFARFVAGNSLTFSEEASRFLMIWLTLLGAAYAVKEGSLIAVDILQNKLTGNRAKVLKVIMSVCTSVFYIILIIYGFKMAQNVSFQTAPTTGLSMFWPMLAVPVGGALMLINTVASLIEDFIGKEEL; this comes from the coding sequence ATGGTACACACATTAAGACAATATGTAAGACTAACAAACCTACTAAATAGAGTGGTTGGATATTTGTTATTTATTATGCTTGCAGTCATGAGCGTACTCATTACTTGGCAAGTATTCGCAAGATTTGTAGCAGGTAATTCTCTTACTTTTTCGGAAGAGGCTTCTAGGTTTCTGATGATCTGGCTAACTTTATTAGGTGCAGCTTATGCAGTTAAGGAAGGTTCGCTTATCGCAGTAGATATTCTGCAAAACAAGTTAACAGGTAATCGAGCAAAAGTTCTAAAAGTAATCATGTCTGTTTGTACGAGTGTGTTTTATATCATACTCATTATCTATGGCTTCAAGATGGCGCAAAATGTATCGTTTCAAACTGCTCCTACAACTGGATTGTCCATGTTTTGGCCAATGCTTGCTGTTCCTGTAGGTGGAGCATTAATGCTAATTAATACGGTTGCTAGTTTAATAGAAGACTTTATTGGTAAGGAGGAATTATAG
- a CDS encoding TRAP transporter substrate-binding protein, with translation MKKGHLLIVLSLILSMLVMTGCGADKTSGASADGEERVFDVSLPLGEGSHHDEGLKKFKKELERLTDGRLSVKLHYNNELGGEREVVEGMGINTIDMGVASTGPIGSFVKDILMFDLPYLFKDVDHAYAVLDGEIGEELAKKIEDQANVKVLSWMENGVRHETNNVRLINKPDDLKGIKHRTQESEVQVDTWRAFGADATPMAWPEVYTALQQGVIESQENPIPTILDVRFHEVQKYLNLTGHVYSPLPFMMSKQLFDSLSKEDQDAVLEAAKLATPVQREASQRLEKESLKKLEENGMEVASPDLEAFRKAVEPVYKKWAPEINEELINKVRNYDY, from the coding sequence ATGAAAAAAGGACATCTTTTAATCGTTTTGTCGCTTATTCTTTCCATGCTAGTTATGACGGGTTGTGGTGCAGATAAAACGAGTGGTGCATCTGCTGACGGAGAAGAACGAGTTTTCGATGTGAGTCTGCCACTAGGTGAAGGGTCTCATCATGATGAAGGTTTAAAGAAATTCAAGAAGGAACTAGAACGCCTAACCGATGGACGGTTGTCTGTAAAACTTCATTATAATAACGAACTTGGTGGAGAGCGTGAAGTAGTAGAAGGTATGGGGATCAATACGATCGATATGGGAGTTGCTTCTACAGGCCCTATCGGCAGCTTTGTAAAAGATATTTTAATGTTTGACTTACCTTATTTATTTAAAGATGTAGATCATGCTTATGCGGTACTTGATGGAGAAATCGGGGAAGAATTAGCAAAAAAAATAGAAGATCAGGCAAACGTAAAAGTGTTGTCTTGGATGGAAAATGGTGTGCGTCATGAAACAAACAATGTGCGCCTAATAAATAAACCAGATGATTTAAAAGGAATCAAGCACAGAACGCAAGAAAGTGAAGTTCAAGTTGATACATGGAGAGCATTCGGAGCAGATGCTACACCAATGGCTTGGCCTGAAGTATATACAGCCCTTCAACAAGGGGTAATTGAAAGCCAAGAAAATCCGATTCCAACAATCTTAGATGTGCGTTTTCATGAAGTGCAAAAATATCTCAATCTAACAGGTCATGTATACTCTCCACTACCATTTATGATGAGCAAACAATTGTTTGACTCTTTATCAAAAGAAGATCAGGATGCAGTCTTAGAAGCCGCGAAGCTCGCAACACCAGTACAGCGTGAAGCAAGTCAGCGACTGGAGAAGGAATCACTTAAAAAGCTAGAGGAAAATGGAATGGAAGTTGCATCACCAGATTTAGAAGCGTTCAGAAAAGCAGTAGAACCTGTATATAAAAAATGGGCACCAGAAATTAATGAAGAACTGATCAATAAAGTCAGAAATTACGATTATTAA